The DNA sequence TCTCTCTTCCCCAAAAAAATCGAATTTCTTCAATATAAGAACGACGACCTGTTTTCCTATAAAAAACACGGAATTAAGCCTATATCAGGTGAATCAAAAAGAATTTTTATTACCCCATTGCTAACATACTTCACAGCTTGTATAATGTTAAAAGTGTGGCCGTAGAAATATACAGAAAAGCATTGCATTAGCAGGGCAAACCCTGTATACTATCTAATGTTGGTCATAAGAAGGCTTAGATCCGGAAGGTTGCCGACACACCAGAGCCCGTTGCCATGGATCTGGAGTGGGGAAATTTCCGAGGAGCAAGTCTATTTCCGAAAATGGGCGAAAAGGAGGTAATATAATGGCAAAGCAAAAGATTCGTATTCGTTTAAAAGCGTATGATCACCGCGTGCTCGATGCATCCGCAGTGAAAATTGTGGAAACAGCAAAGCGTTCAGGTGCCGGCATCACTGGTCCTGTACCGCTACCGACAGAACGTTCTGTATACACAGTTCTTCGTGCTGTACACAAATATAAAGATGCTCGCGAACAGTTCGAAATGCGCACACACAAGCGTCTGATCGACATCGTTGAGCCAACACCACAGACAGTAGATGCGCTTATGCGTCTCGATCTGCCATCCGGTGTAGATATCGAAATCAAGCTTTAATTTGATGATAAATTTATAAAAATATTAATTACAGGAGGTGTGACGGATGACCAAAGGAATCTTAGGAAAGAAACTAGGAATGACGCAAATTTTCAGCGAAACTGGTGAAGCACTTCCAGTAACAGTAGTTCAGGCTGAACCTAACGTTGTTCTTCAAAAGAAGACGGTTGAAGGAGAAGGCTACGAAGCTGTTCAGCTTGGTGCATTTGACCAGAAAGAAAATGGTACAAACAAGCCTGAAAAAGGTCACGCTGAAAAAGCGCAGACAACTCCTAAGCGCTTCGTGAAGGAAATCCGCGA is a window from the Alkalicoccus halolimnae genome containing:
- the rpsJ gene encoding 30S ribosomal protein S10, with the translated sequence MAKQKIRIRLKAYDHRVLDASAVKIVETAKRSGAGITGPVPLPTERSVYTVLRAVHKYKDAREQFEMRTHKRLIDIVEPTPQTVDALMRLDLPSGVDIEIKL